In the Vitis vinifera cultivar Pinot Noir 40024 chromosome 2, ASM3070453v1 genome, one interval contains:
- the LOC100242493 gene encoding probable receptor-like protein kinase At1g49730, which translates to MWLFGFSPTKPRNLWIIGAILLVILLTIILKKWAIYLEAQAHKCSMEKAQRNCENYLQISNLCCTGVIRTYALEELKMATTDFRIRIGVGATSFVYLAELGDGRLGAVKRVMEERGGSKKMFLDEVSVLLRISHPNLVGLMGFCLEKGEQLLLLEYVPNKSLFDRMHTFRGQSEGILSWSNRLNIALDIARALDYLHSQADPPIIHRDVKSSNILLIDNDHAKLADFGLCKLGYNDRYGSQSPTIVKGSFGYVDTNYLKTGHVSSKSDVYSFGVLLLELITGLRSIQDSTTLAEWTEEARKNDSIEVLVGLLDPKLNGDVNVEQLRVLMEVANSALLEKSEARPDMRDIVDRILGCMELHQLQSELPV; encoded by the exons ATGTGGCTCTTTGGTTTTTCCCCCACAAAGCCTAGAAACCTTTGGATAATTGGTGCAATTCTGCTGGTCATCCTCCTCACTATCATCTTAAAGAAGTGGGCTATCTATCTAGAGGCCCAAGCACACAAATGTTCCATGGAAAAAGCCCAGAGAAACTGTGAGAATTACCTGCAAATTTCCAATCTATGCTGCACGGGTGTGATAAGGACTTATGCGCTTGAGGAGTTGAAAATGGCGACCACGGATTTCAGAATTCGAATCGGGGTTGGAGCCACTTCATTTGTGTATCTGGCGGAGCTTGGCGATGGAAGGTTAGGTGCTGTGAAGCGCGTAATGGAGGAGAGAGGTGGGAGCAAGAAGATGTTCTTGGATGAAGTCTCGGTTCTTCTCAGGATTTCTCACCCTAATTTGGTGGGATTGATGGGGTTCTGCCTAGAGAAAG GAGAACAACTTCTACTACTAGAGTATGTCCCCAACAAGAGCCTCTTTGATAGAATGCACACATTCCGTGGCCAATCTGAGGGCATACTCTCATGGTCCAACCGCTTGAACATTGCCCTAGACATCGCTCGTGCTCTCGACTACCTTCACTCCCAAGCCGACCCTCCTATCATACACAGAGATGTCAAGTCCTCCAACATTCTCTTGATCGACAACGATCACGCCAAACTAGCAGACTTTGGGCTATGCAAATTGGGGTACAATGATAGGTATGGCTCACAATCTCCCACCATTGTCAAGGGCTCCTTCGGCTATGTCGACACTAATTACCTTAAGACTGGCCATGTCTCATCAAAGAGCGATGTATATAGCTTTGGGGTCCTACTTCTTGAGCTAATAACCGGGCTCAGATCGATACAAGACTCTACGACGCTTGCAGAATGGACTGAGGAGGCCCGGAAGAATGATTCCATAGAGGTTTTGGTTGGATTGTTGGATCCCAAACTCAATGGGGATGTCAATGTAGAGCAGCTTCGGGTGTTGATGGAGGTGGCCAACTCGGCTTTACTTGAAAAGTCAGAAGCTAGACCAGACATGAGAGACATTGTAGATAGGATTTTGGGATGCATGGAACTTCATCAACTTCAATCTGAGTTGCCAGTTTAA
- the LOC132254869 gene encoding uncharacterized protein LOC132254869, whose product MTSFNPLANILTQNKLEGPNYVDWKRNLDILLTAEEYKFVLSEMCPEKPGEGATQDQIKAHQKWVKADEMVRCYILASMSNVLQHQHQKMDTTYDILENLKEMFGDQTSAARQNALREILTSKMEEGTQVRTHVLKMMSLLNDMEVLGAEVDKATQIEMVLNTLPPSFQQFRLNYNMNKMDFTLSKLLNELVAAETIIK is encoded by the coding sequence ATGACATCTTTCAATCCCTTAGCCAATATCCTAACCCAAAACAAGCTTGAGGGTCCTAACTATGTTGATTGGAAAAGAAACTTGGACATTTTGCTTACTGCAGAAGAATATAAGTTTGTGCTCAGTGAAATGTGTCCTGAAAAACCCGGTGAAGGTGCCACTCAAGATCAAATTAAGGCTCACCAGAAATGGGTTAAAGCTGATGAGATGGTGCGATGTTACATTTTGGCATCTATGTCAAATGTTTTGCAACATCAGCATCAGAAAATGGATACAACTTATGACATCTTAGAAAATCTCAAGGAGATGTTTGGAGACCAAACTAGTGCAGCAAGGCAGAACGCACTAAGGGAGATCCTGACTTCTAAAATGGAGGAAGGAACTCAAGTAAGAACTCATGTTTTGAAGATGATGAGTCTTCTGAATGACATGGAAGTTCTAGGTGCTGAAGTTGACAAGGCTACTCAGATTGAGATGGTCTTGAACACTCTGCCTCCCAGTTTTCAGCAGTTTCGTTTGAACTATAACATGAATAAAATGGATTTTACTCTGTCTAAACTGCTGAATGAGCTGGTAGCTGCTGAGACTATTATTAAGTAA